The nucleotide sequence GCAAGCGGCCGGCCCTGACCGCCGGGCGTACAATGGAGACTCATGGCCGGCACAGAGCGCCAGACTGGCGACGAGGTCCTCGAGCGAACCCGGCAGGAAACGAAGAAACCCGAGCTCTTCAAGGTCCTGCTCCTCAACGACGACTACACCACCATGGATTTCGTCGTCGAAGTCCTCGAGAGCGTGTTCAACAAGGCGCCGGCCGAGGCGTATCGGATCATGATGGCGGTGCACACCCAGGGTCAGGGGCTGTGCGGCGTGTATCCATTCGAAGTCGCCGAAACCAAGGTCGGCGCCGTCGTCGACCTCGCCCGCGCCCAGGGGTTTCCGCTGCGTGCCACAATGGAGCCAGAATAGAAGGCACGAAGGAAGGCGAAGGAGCGAAGGAACAAGAGCGGCGAAGGAACCAGGGCGCGAAGGAACAAGACGCGAAGGACCGGACGCGAACGGACGTGAAGAACAGGACGCGAAGGCACAGTGTTTAGCCCGGCTCTCGAAGTAATTCTCACGGTCGCCTACCGCGAAGCAGCGGCGCGGCGGCATGCGCA is from Vicinamibacterales bacterium and encodes:
- the clpS gene encoding ATP-dependent Clp protease adapter ClpS; this encodes MAGTERQTGDEVLERTRQETKKPELFKVLLLNDDYTTMDFVVEVLESVFNKAPAEAYRIMMAVHTQGQGLCGVYPFEVAETKVGAVVDLARAQGFPLRATMEPE